Proteins co-encoded in one Hyalangium ruber genomic window:
- a CDS encoding cytochrome P450, with amino-acid sequence MNPSAIPKASGFPLLGVALKFGPDWVRATRERLGDVFSFELPGGNGGVMVTHPDDVRLALVETKGVARAEFPPRMHGVLTPITGDGLIGRTGPAWTERRGMMQPGFRRQRLAELVPIMLGAIDQQLESLESRFVRAGRPFDALPEMHALTLSILIRSLLGTHLDASDTARAGEAVDLTMKAVTFAPIEFGKQRLAQRAARAFEAVSMRIIQERRASPPEARPRDLLTMMIEMQDAHGGGLDDSSIRFELSGLFIAGKETAAVSLSWLISLLPQRPDIARRLVEEIDRVLGDREPQAADLPELRYLEAALQENLRLHPPVWLLFPRKATDDITVSGHGVRRGTTVWMSPFATHHHEAFWERPGEFEPERFTQESAEGGTRHPYAWIPFGGGPRVCIGTRFAIMEMQLFVARLLQRYRIEWADTRPVEPKVIFNTRFPRRVPIRLVPRA; translated from the coding sequence ATGAACCCATCCGCCATTCCGAAGGCCTCTGGCTTCCCGCTGCTGGGCGTCGCGCTGAAGTTTGGCCCGGACTGGGTGCGCGCCACGCGGGAGCGCCTCGGCGACGTGTTCTCGTTCGAGCTGCCGGGCGGCAACGGCGGCGTGATGGTCACGCACCCGGACGATGTGCGCTTGGCCCTCGTCGAGACCAAGGGCGTGGCGCGCGCGGAGTTCCCGCCGCGCATGCACGGCGTGCTCACTCCCATCACCGGCGACGGGCTCATCGGACGCACCGGGCCCGCCTGGACCGAGCGGCGCGGCATGATGCAGCCAGGCTTCCGCCGCCAGCGGCTCGCGGAGCTGGTGCCCATCATGCTCGGCGCCATCGACCAGCAGCTCGAGTCGCTCGAGTCGCGGTTCGTCCGCGCCGGTCGGCCGTTCGACGCGCTTCCGGAGATGCACGCGCTCACCCTGAGCATCCTCATCCGCTCGCTGCTCGGCACCCACCTCGATGCGAGTGACACCGCTCGCGCGGGTGAGGCGGTCGATCTCACGATGAAGGCGGTGACCTTCGCGCCCATCGAGTTCGGAAAGCAGCGCCTCGCCCAGCGCGCGGCCCGAGCCTTCGAGGCGGTCTCGATGCGCATCATCCAGGAGCGCCGCGCCTCTCCCCCCGAAGCGCGGCCGCGCGACCTGCTGACCATGATGATCGAAATGCAGGACGCGCACGGCGGCGGCCTCGATGACTCGAGCATCCGCTTCGAGCTGAGCGGGCTCTTCATCGCGGGCAAGGAGACCGCCGCGGTCTCGCTCTCCTGGTTGATTTCCCTCCTGCCTCAGCGGCCCGACATCGCGCGACGGCTCGTCGAGGAGATCGACCGGGTGCTCGGGGACCGCGAGCCCCAGGCAGCGGACCTGCCGGAGCTGCGCTACCTGGAGGCCGCCTTGCAAGAGAACCTGCGACTCCATCCGCCCGTCTGGCTCCTATTCCCGCGAAAGGCGACAGACGACATCACGGTCAGCGGCCATGGGGTGCGGCGCGGCACGACGGTGTGGATGAGCCCCTTCGCGACGCACCATCACGAGGCCTTCTGGGAGCGCCCTGGCGAGTTCGAGCCCGAGCGCTTCACCCAGGAGAGCGCGGAGGGGGGCACCCGCCACCCGTACGCATGGATTCCCTTCGGCGGAGGGCCCCGCGTGTGCATCGGCACACGGTTCGCGATCATGGAGATGCAGCTCTTCGTCGCGCGTCTTCTCCAGCGCTACCGAATCGAATGGGCTGACACCCGGCCCGTGGAGCCCAAGGTCATCTTCAACACCCGCTTCCCCCGCCGCGTGCCGATCCGACTGGTGCCACGCGCCTGA
- a CDS encoding glutathione S-transferase family protein has protein sequence MSAFRWVPPFAQGLVRDLRVRWALEEAGLAYEEMLIGPEDQKSDSYRRMQPFGQVPVYEEDGLVLFESGAILLHIAERSEVLLPSEPHARARAKTWVFAALNSIEPHVQNYTSLDLFFAKEEWAKLRRPSALETVQGRLESLARWMEGREYLEERFTAGDLMMTTVLRILRHTDVLTKIPVLEAYRLRCEARPAFQKALAAQMAPFAKNAPAGK, from the coding sequence GTGAGCGCGTTTCGTTGGGTACCGCCTTTTGCCCAGGGCCTGGTGAGAGACCTTCGCGTGCGCTGGGCGCTCGAAGAGGCGGGCCTTGCCTATGAGGAGATGCTGATCGGACCGGAGGATCAGAAGTCCGACAGCTACCGCCGCATGCAGCCGTTCGGGCAGGTGCCTGTCTATGAGGAGGACGGGCTGGTGCTCTTCGAGTCCGGCGCGATCCTCCTGCACATCGCCGAGCGCTCCGAGGTGTTGCTGCCGTCCGAGCCCCACGCACGGGCGCGCGCGAAGACGTGGGTGTTCGCGGCGCTGAACTCGATCGAGCCACATGTGCAGAACTACACCTCGCTCGACCTGTTCTTCGCCAAGGAGGAGTGGGCGAAGTTGCGCCGACCGTCCGCGCTCGAGACGGTGCAGGGGCGGCTGGAGTCCCTGGCCCGCTGGATGGAAGGGCGCGAGTACCTCGAGGAGCGGTTCACCGCGGGCGACCTGATGATGACGACGGTGCTGCGCATCCTGCGTCACACGGACGTGCTCACGAAGATACCGGTGCTCGAGGCCTATCGCCTGCGGTGCGAGGCGCGGCCGGCCTTCCAGAAGGCGCTGGCCGCGCAGATGGCGCCCTTCGCCAAGAACGCGCCCGCCGGGAAGTAG
- a CDS encoding Yip1 family protein, translating to MQTCPACQRRFNVPVPIERAPTPWERRGELGFVQAVWQTLKQTMLHPDTFWSSVRPEAPWVDAMLYGWMLTVVGAVLQVPFNMLTFSTMRRQMESAMAAGGPTPPEFERVMGWVSDNAAGLSGGFALATIVLYPLSFVLSGAVIHLGCLIFGANRNGFGATLRVVGYSSAPVLLAWVPAVGGAAGLYVLVLEIWGIYKVQETTVGRAIGGVLSLTVGLVCCSCGVLGAGAVTMLLQR from the coding sequence ATGCAGACGTGCCCTGCCTGCCAGCGGCGGTTCAATGTCCCCGTTCCGATCGAGCGCGCGCCCACGCCCTGGGAGCGCCGGGGCGAGCTGGGCTTCGTGCAAGCGGTGTGGCAGACCCTCAAGCAGACGATGCTCCACCCCGACACGTTCTGGAGCTCGGTCAGGCCCGAGGCGCCCTGGGTGGACGCGATGCTCTACGGGTGGATGCTCACCGTCGTGGGCGCGGTGCTCCAGGTGCCCTTCAACATGCTGACCTTCTCGACCATGCGCAGGCAGATGGAGTCGGCGATGGCGGCGGGCGGGCCCACCCCTCCCGAGTTCGAGCGAGTCATGGGGTGGGTGAGTGACAACGCGGCGGGGCTCTCGGGGGGCTTCGCGCTGGCCACCATCGTCCTCTACCCGCTCTCCTTCGTCCTCTCGGGCGCGGTGATCCACCTGGGGTGTCTGATCTTCGGCGCCAACCGCAACGGCTTTGGCGCCACCCTGAGGGTGGTCGGCTACTCCTCGGCCCCCGTGCTCCTGGCGTGGGTGCCGGCCGTGGGAGGCGCAGCGGGGCTCTACGTCCTGGTGCTCGAGATCTGGGGCATCTACAAGGTCCAGGAGACCACCGTGGGTCGGGCCATTGGCGGGGTGCTCTCCCTCACGGTGGGGCTGGTGTGTTGCTCCTGTGGTGTCCTGGGCGCAGGCGCCGTCACGATGCTCCTTCAGCGCTGA
- a CDS encoding MBOAT family O-acyltransferase, with the protein MQSTSIPYLVFLGLTFALYWAVHRHKVARLSVLLVASLFFYMVWTPFPVLVFFGCAAFDHLIVKGLARSQSPKVRKALVVTSIVSNVGLLSTFKYADMFRETARSLLAPLGVTVRDEPFGLLLPIGLSFLCFQAISYVVDVYRGKASAEHSYFEHLLYLLFFPRVVSGPIVRASDLLERFRDVPSLTPEEGGRALYRIAVGLVKKLVIADVLGSGLVDPVFADPGAYTSAECLMAAVAYTFELYLDFSGYSDIAIGAAALFGFQFPENFARPYLAKNLFEFWNRWHMSLSSWLRDYLYIPLGGNRRSKPRVLFNLMTVMVLGGLWHGADWRFAIWGAVHGVALGITRTWWWIRGTKPKEASVSWLGAGVGILCTFTVVVLTRVVFRAPSLEHAAEIYQRMLLGMPGLANVSGLVWGMLAVAVVGHMLPMKLYDSVGTLFVRLPSPVRAVVLVLIGLGIRHLSSVEARPYVYLQF; encoded by the coding sequence ATGCAGTCCACCAGCATTCCCTATCTGGTGTTCCTGGGCCTGACGTTCGCCCTGTACTGGGCGGTGCATCGCCACAAGGTGGCGCGGCTGAGCGTGCTGCTGGTCGCCAGCCTCTTCTTCTACATGGTGTGGACGCCGTTCCCGGTGCTGGTCTTCTTCGGGTGCGCGGCGTTCGACCATCTGATCGTCAAGGGGCTGGCGCGCTCGCAATCGCCCAAGGTGCGCAAGGCGCTGGTCGTCACCTCGATCGTCTCCAACGTGGGACTGCTGAGCACCTTCAAGTACGCGGACATGTTCCGCGAGACGGCGCGCTCGCTGCTGGCGCCGCTGGGGGTGACGGTGCGCGACGAGCCGTTCGGGCTGCTGTTGCCCATCGGCCTGTCGTTCCTGTGCTTCCAGGCCATCAGCTACGTGGTGGACGTGTACCGGGGCAAGGCGAGCGCGGAGCACAGCTACTTCGAGCACCTGCTCTACCTGCTCTTCTTCCCGCGCGTGGTGTCGGGCCCGATCGTCCGGGCCTCGGACCTGCTGGAGCGCTTCCGGGACGTGCCCTCGCTGACGCCCGAGGAGGGAGGCCGCGCGCTGTACCGCATCGCGGTGGGCCTGGTGAAGAAGCTGGTCATCGCGGACGTGCTGGGCAGCGGGCTGGTGGATCCGGTGTTCGCGGACCCGGGGGCCTACACCTCGGCCGAGTGCCTGATGGCGGCGGTGGCGTACACCTTCGAGCTGTACCTGGACTTCTCGGGCTACTCGGACATCGCCATCGGAGCGGCGGCGCTGTTCGGCTTCCAATTCCCGGAGAACTTCGCGCGACCGTACCTGGCGAAGAACCTGTTCGAGTTCTGGAACCGCTGGCACATGAGCCTGTCGAGCTGGCTGCGGGACTACCTCTACATTCCGCTGGGCGGTAACCGGCGCTCCAAGCCACGGGTGCTCTTCAACCTGATGACGGTGATGGTGCTGGGAGGCCTGTGGCACGGGGCGGACTGGCGCTTCGCCATCTGGGGCGCGGTCCACGGCGTGGCGCTGGGAATCACGCGCACCTGGTGGTGGATCCGCGGCACCAAACCCAAGGAAGCGTCGGTGAGCTGGCTGGGCGCGGGCGTGGGCATCCTGTGTACCTTCACCGTGGTGGTGCTCACGCGAGTCGTCTTCCGTGCGCCGAGCCTGGAGCACGCGGCGGAGATCTACCAGCGCATGCTGCTGGGCATGCCAGGGCTGGCGAACGTGAGCGGGCTGGTGTGGGGGATGCTAGCGGTGGCGGTGGTGGGCCACATGCTGCCGATGAAGCTCTACGACAGCGTGGGCACGCTCTTCGTGCGTCTGCCCTCTCCGGTGCGAGCGGTGGTGCTGGTGCTGATCGGCCTGGGCATCCGCCACCTGTCCTCGGTGGAAGCGCGGCCCTACGTCTACCTGCAGTTCTAA
- a CDS encoding DUF2087 domain-containing protein, with protein MSRLALPFEVADLSAFARSLRDQLEHKPSHVEMLNMLCRAAGFRNYQHFRADAEARQRLVAVQEVKPTPDHQLIEKVARHFDKEGRLLRWPAKAPHLALCLWVLWARLPSGSVLTEREISDLLNRWHAFGDHAVLRRALFEAGLVDRTQDGRKYRRIEQKPPVELGALLARVTPVQLGERKGG; from the coding sequence ATGTCCCGACTCGCCCTCCCATTCGAGGTCGCCGATCTCTCGGCGTTCGCCCGCTCGCTTCGTGATCAACTCGAGCACAAGCCGAGCCATGTGGAGATGCTCAACATGCTGTGCCGCGCGGCCGGCTTCCGGAACTACCAGCATTTCCGGGCCGATGCGGAGGCCAGACAGCGTCTTGTCGCAGTGCAGGAAGTGAAGCCCACCCCCGACCATCAGCTCATCGAGAAGGTCGCGCGGCACTTCGACAAGGAGGGGCGCTTGCTCCGCTGGCCGGCCAAGGCGCCTCATCTGGCGCTCTGCCTGTGGGTGCTCTGGGCGCGCCTTCCGAGCGGCAGCGTGCTCACCGAGCGAGAGATCAGCGACCTGCTGAACCGCTGGCATGCGTTTGGCGATCACGCCGTGCTGCGCCGGGCACTGTTCGAGGCCGGTCTCGTCGACCGGACCCAGGACGGCCGCAAGTACCGGCGAATCGAGCAGAAGCCGCCGGTCGAGCTTGGCGCGCTGCTGGCCCGTGTGACCCCCGTACAGCTCGGGGAGCGGAAGGGCGGCTAG
- a CDS encoding GDSL-type esterase/lipase family protein has protein sequence MAKSQSHGPALDFKAKSTGWTIVLTAALALGLSLAPLPEVFRPIPSLRKEGELAPRLAELVLPRSLTGKGATAQPVDDVLTAAPPGPPPEETLPAEDEAAEPENEVVTATAPPSDLEGLSTLTRARALSLEALREKMGSQHVDIEPGCRRKGEAGCEESGLAPFFAALNELREDRRTQPVRVVHLGDSLIASDHITDVIRARLQERHGSGGKGLLFIDRPTGAGRTVRAGSASEGWQITRIIDRNYPKDRLGLTGVAFASAGTSSQSARFSVEGSRTAELFFLTQPNGGTVQFSADGKPLQRLLTRFEPAGVAFSRFTLPEGAKTLSLQSQGKVELHGMSLENGQPGIVYDTVGLPGATAEVFLRAQRGAFRAQLRHRRPSLVVLMVGGNEAFYISRNRTTPAEIRATTKELVKAVREAVPDSACLLMAPLDAAVRTMGGELVPRRGSKEVGDILREVASEGGCAFWDALSAMGGEGASIKWLSAGLLNEDLVHPRARGSDLLGHLFDFSLQRAYAKAHQPLLLAEDPPGLIDAATALKGTFARMRALEQEKKDAERLGILQLGASHTASHVFTDAVRGALSKKLGDGGRGFIAAGKPSPRLAMAHVIRELKGEWRVEDAMKQEAQPGEVWGLSGIRAVGAPGASLRLEFCEGCAPAKTPEAKLDLYWLDAPGAGKLEVKVDGEVMPAEEPPATPLTAPTVRIRSFPVTGPAHTLEVTNVGEGPITVLGASLDFEPPGVVYDAVGLPGSTAFTLSHYEPTALDQQLSARKPGLLVYWYGTNEAALPELDAEQLRNDYVALISRMRASTGAECLILGPTDRLVQDASGRWTEAAALGKVLTTLPAVAKEAGCAYWSARAAMGGERSMLRWQRSEPPLGHPDGVHLTQDGYERLAASFMKELLAAYETFKLAPGEQVKAPITTPAPTAHKAEGG, from the coding sequence GTGGCCAAAAGCCAGTCTCATGGCCCGGCGTTGGACTTCAAGGCCAAATCCACCGGGTGGACGATCGTCCTCACGGCGGCGCTCGCGCTGGGACTCTCCCTGGCGCCGCTGCCCGAGGTGTTTCGTCCGATCCCCAGCCTGCGCAAGGAAGGAGAGCTCGCGCCGCGCCTGGCCGAGCTCGTCCTGCCGCGCTCGCTCACCGGAAAGGGCGCCACCGCCCAGCCTGTGGATGACGTGCTGACGGCGGCGCCGCCGGGCCCACCTCCCGAGGAGACGCTGCCGGCCGAGGACGAGGCCGCCGAACCGGAGAACGAGGTGGTGACCGCCACCGCGCCTCCGTCGGACCTGGAGGGCCTGAGCACCCTCACGCGGGCCCGCGCGCTCTCGTTGGAGGCCCTGCGCGAGAAGATGGGCTCGCAGCACGTGGACATCGAGCCGGGCTGTCGGCGCAAGGGCGAGGCGGGGTGCGAGGAGAGCGGGCTGGCGCCGTTCTTCGCGGCGCTGAACGAGCTGCGCGAGGATCGGCGCACGCAGCCGGTGCGGGTGGTCCACCTGGGTGACTCGCTGATCGCCTCGGACCACATCACGGACGTCATCCGCGCGCGGCTCCAGGAGCGCCACGGCTCGGGCGGCAAGGGCCTGCTCTTCATCGACCGGCCCACGGGGGCGGGGCGCACGGTGCGCGCGGGCTCGGCCAGCGAGGGCTGGCAGATCACCCGCATCATCGACCGCAACTATCCGAAGGACCGGCTGGGCCTGACGGGCGTGGCCTTCGCCTCGGCGGGCACGAGCTCGCAGAGCGCGCGCTTCTCGGTGGAGGGCTCCCGCACGGCGGAGCTCTTCTTCCTGACGCAGCCCAACGGAGGCACGGTGCAGTTCAGCGCGGACGGCAAGCCGCTGCAGCGGCTGCTCACGCGCTTCGAGCCAGCGGGAGTGGCCTTCTCGCGCTTCACCCTGCCCGAGGGAGCGAAGACGCTGTCGCTACAGTCCCAGGGGAAGGTGGAGCTGCACGGCATGTCGCTGGAGAACGGGCAGCCGGGCATCGTCTACGACACGGTGGGGTTGCCGGGCGCGACGGCGGAGGTGTTCCTCCGGGCGCAGCGCGGGGCCTTCCGCGCGCAACTGCGCCACCGCCGGCCGTCGCTGGTGGTGCTGATGGTGGGCGGCAACGAGGCCTTCTACATCTCGCGCAACCGGACGACGCCGGCGGAGATCCGCGCCACGACGAAGGAGCTGGTGAAGGCGGTGCGCGAGGCGGTGCCAGACTCGGCGTGCCTGCTGATGGCGCCGCTGGACGCGGCGGTGCGCACGATGGGCGGCGAGCTGGTGCCTCGGCGCGGCTCGAAGGAAGTGGGAGACATCCTGCGCGAGGTGGCGAGCGAGGGCGGCTGTGCCTTCTGGGACGCGCTGAGCGCGATGGGCGGAGAGGGAGCCTCCATCAAGTGGCTGTCGGCGGGGCTGCTCAACGAGGACCTGGTACACCCGCGAGCCAGGGGCTCGGACCTGCTGGGCCACCTCTTCGACTTCTCGCTCCAGCGCGCCTATGCCAAGGCCCACCAGCCGCTGCTGCTGGCGGAGGATCCACCGGGGCTCATCGACGCCGCCACGGCGCTCAAGGGCACCTTCGCGCGGATGCGCGCGTTGGAGCAGGAGAAGAAGGACGCGGAGCGGCTGGGCATCCTCCAACTGGGCGCCTCGCACACCGCTTCCCACGTCTTCACGGACGCGGTGCGAGGCGCGCTGAGCAAGAAGCTGGGAGACGGTGGGCGCGGCTTCATCGCGGCCGGCAAGCCCTCGCCCCGGCTGGCGATGGCCCATGTCATCCGAGAGCTGAAGGGCGAGTGGCGGGTGGAGGACGCGATGAAGCAGGAGGCCCAACCCGGCGAGGTGTGGGGCCTGTCCGGAATCCGCGCGGTGGGTGCGCCCGGAGCCTCGCTGCGCCTCGAGTTCTGCGAGGGCTGCGCGCCCGCGAAGACACCCGAAGCGAAGCTGGACCTGTACTGGCTGGACGCACCGGGAGCCGGGAAGCTGGAGGTGAAGGTGGACGGGGAAGTCATGCCCGCCGAGGAGCCTCCGGCCACGCCGCTCACCGCGCCCACGGTGCGCATCCGCTCCTTCCCGGTCACGGGCCCCGCGCACACGCTCGAGGTGACCAACGTGGGCGAAGGCCCCATCACGGTGCTGGGCGCGTCCCTGGACTTCGAGCCGCCGGGCGTCGTCTACGACGCGGTGGGCCTGCCCGGCAGCACGGCGTTCACGCTGAGCCACTACGAGCCCACGGCGCTGGACCAGCAGCTCTCCGCGCGCAAGCCGGGGCTGCTCGTCTACTGGTATGGCACCAACGAGGCGGCCCTGCCCGAGCTCGACGCGGAGCAACTGCGCAACGACTACGTGGCGTTGATCTCCCGGATGCGCGCCAGCACGGGCGCCGAGTGCCTCATCCTGGGGCCCACGGACCGGCTGGTGCAGGACGCGAGCGGGCGATGGACCGAGGCCGCTGCGCTGGGCAAGGTGCTCACCACCCTGCCGGCGGTGGCGAAAGAGGCGGGCTGCGCCTACTGGTCCGCGCGCGCGGCGATGGGAGGCGAGCGTTCCATGCTGCGCTGGCAGCGCTCGGAGCCGCCGCTGGGACACCCGGACGGGGTCCACCTGACGCAGGACGGCTACGAGCGGCTCGCGGCCTCCTTCATGAAGGAGCTGCTGGCGGCGTACGAGACCTTCAAGCTGGCGCCCGGAGAGCAGGTGAAGGCGCCCATCACCACGCCCGCGCCGACGGCGCACAAGGCGGAGGGAGGCTGA